The proteins below come from a single Acaryochloris sp. CCMEE 5410 genomic window:
- a CDS encoding molybdopterin-dependent oxidoreductase yields MTDWQPTACILCSRNCGLQVQVADGHLTKIRGDKNHPVSAGYICQKAAQLDHYQNNADRLTQPLKRQEDGSYQLIDWQTAITEIADRLLDLKQTYGKECLAFYGGGGQGNHLGSMYSSTFRDALEIPYYYSALAQEKPGDFWVNGKLFGRQNCHTTEDIEQAECVLFIGTNPWQAHGIRNARPTLKQLAQDDQRTMIVIDPRRTETAELADIHLQLRPGTDAFLLSAMLAILVQEGWEDRAFLQEHTVGFADVRACLQTIPIADHIERAGVDAEQVHEAVRRFATAKSATVRVDLGLQQSLNSTLNSYLEKLLLLLTGNLGKPGGNNFHTFFLPWVGHSDAEAKPLCQTKATGITEIAQLFPPNVLPAEIESDHPQRLRGLIVDSANPVVSGADTQAYQRAFPQLDLLVVVDVAMTETARYADYILPAASQFEKWEAAFFNLEFPTNAFHLRKPLFAPLADTLPESEIYRRLAVAIGAIPERYPVLEQVARWHGRWPQLGLFRLALVTAMALNPKLRRTVAFALQGSLGKTLPDASTAPFWGVSQLYVQHHGEAVARTGLPGRGGQLAEALFQRILHGHSGTTISQHRYEETWSLMGYKDQKVRLAIPELLAELRTLPSHHSWPEYPLMLIAGERRMYNANTIYRNPQWRRNDAEGVLKIHPVDAKALALAEDEKAVCESPWGQVTVQVKLCDTLRPGVVSLPHGYGLDYPDANGKRTRYGPLLNLLTDAQHCDTISATPFHKNVPVRLRPIDMARAASLEESLP; encoded by the coding sequence ATGACCGATTGGCAGCCAACGGCTTGTATTTTATGTTCCCGAAACTGTGGCCTCCAGGTCCAAGTCGCAGACGGCCATCTCACCAAGATTCGAGGTGACAAAAATCACCCCGTTAGTGCAGGCTATATTTGCCAAAAAGCCGCCCAACTCGATCACTATCAAAACAATGCCGATCGCCTTACCCAACCCCTTAAACGTCAGGAGGATGGATCTTATCAGCTCATTGACTGGCAAACCGCCATTACTGAAATTGCCGATCGCTTGCTGGATCTAAAGCAGACCTATGGCAAAGAATGTCTCGCCTTTTATGGTGGGGGCGGTCAAGGCAATCACCTTGGCTCCATGTATAGCAGTACCTTTCGCGATGCCTTGGAGATTCCCTACTACTATTCCGCCCTAGCCCAGGAAAAACCGGGGGACTTCTGGGTCAATGGCAAGCTGTTTGGCCGCCAAAACTGCCATACCACCGAAGATATTGAACAGGCAGAGTGCGTGCTATTTATTGGCACCAATCCCTGGCAGGCCCACGGCATCCGCAATGCCCGCCCCACCCTCAAACAGCTGGCCCAGGACGATCAACGAACCATGATTGTGATCGATCCGCGCCGGACCGAAACGGCGGAGTTGGCGGATATCCATCTGCAATTGCGGCCTGGAACCGATGCGTTTTTACTATCAGCCATGCTGGCAATTTTGGTGCAGGAAGGTTGGGAAGACCGAGCCTTTCTCCAGGAGCATACCGTTGGATTTGCAGATGTACGGGCTTGTCTCCAAACCATTCCCATTGCGGACCATATTGAACGGGCTGGGGTAGATGCTGAGCAGGTCCATGAGGCTGTGCGCCGTTTTGCCACCGCGAAGTCTGCCACGGTCCGGGTGGATTTAGGATTACAGCAAAGCCTCAACAGTACCCTCAATTCATATCTAGAGAAACTGCTCTTGCTGCTAACGGGCAATTTAGGCAAACCTGGTGGCAACAACTTCCATACTTTTTTCCTGCCCTGGGTCGGTCATTCCGATGCCGAGGCTAAACCGCTATGCCAAACGAAGGCCACGGGTATCACAGAAATTGCCCAGCTATTTCCCCCCAATGTGTTGCCCGCTGAAATTGAATCCGATCATCCCCAGCGGCTTCGGGGTTTAATCGTCGATAGCGCTAATCCAGTAGTGTCAGGGGCAGATACCCAAGCCTATCAGCGGGCCTTTCCCCAGCTGGATCTGCTGGTGGTTGTAGATGTGGCGATGACGGAGACGGCTCGCTATGCCGACTATATCCTGCCCGCTGCGTCGCAGTTTGAAAAATGGGAAGCCGCCTTTTTTAATTTGGAGTTTCCCACCAATGCCTTTCATTTACGAAAGCCTCTGTTTGCTCCTTTAGCCGATACTCTGCCAGAGTCAGAAATCTATCGGCGATTAGCGGTTGCGATTGGGGCGATTCCTGAACGCTATCCAGTGTTGGAACAGGTGGCCCGTTGGCATGGGCGGTGGCCTCAGCTCGGTCTGTTTAGGTTAGCTTTGGTGACAGCTATGGCTCTAAACCCCAAACTGCGGCGTACCGTTGCTTTTGCCTTGCAAGGATCCTTAGGTAAAACCTTACCCGATGCTAGCACTGCACCGTTTTGGGGGGTGAGCCAGCTTTATGTCCAGCACCATGGCGAAGCAGTGGCTCGGACGGGGTTGCCCGGACGAGGGGGGCAATTGGCAGAAGCATTATTTCAGCGGATTTTGCATGGCCATAGTGGCACAACTATTAGCCAACATCGCTATGAAGAGACCTGGTCATTGATGGGCTACAAAGATCAAAAAGTGCGGCTAGCGATTCCTGAATTACTGGCAGAGTTACGGACACTCCCCTCCCACCATTCCTGGCCAGAGTATCCCTTGATGCTGATAGCAGGTGAGCGCCGCATGTATAACGCCAACACCATCTACCGCAATCCCCAATGGCGGCGAAATGACGCTGAAGGGGTACTCAAGATCCATCCCGTTGATGCTAAAGCGTTAGCGCTAGCTGAAGACGAAAAGGCAGTTTGTGAATCCCCCTGGGGACAGGTGACGGTACAGGTCAAACTTTGCGATACCCTCCGTCCGGGGGTGGTCAGTTTGCCCCACGGCTATGGATTGGACTATCCCGATGCGAATGGAAAGCGCACCCGCTACGGCCCACTCTTAAATTTGTTGACCGACGCCCAACATTGCGACACCATCAGTGCCACCCCTTTCCATAAAAATGTACCTGTGAGATTAAGGCCCATTGATATGGCGAGGGCAGCAAGCTTGGAAGAAAGTTTGCCGTGA
- a CDS encoding DUF2808 domain-containing protein, with product MQRFNVLLPALTVGTALVMVQPAQALSGAEVNQIAKESTILVKGQNPGSGVLVGKKENTYYALTAEHVVATPDEYDIVAPDGTEYALNYQSVQKLPNVDLALVSFTSQKSYQLAKLGNSDQLTEGDKVFIAGWPSSGVALPHIYQFTSGEISGLPPQSIGKGYKMVYTNVTRAGMSGGPVFNDDGKVVGIHGLAEGREVVLPGYQGDRSVIKAGFNLGIPINTFVRLSKKMEAKPQATPQPTPKPIQESTAVAQVIDAPALPALPRGPKVTFDRPPQLVGTSTTNRDARSLGATYFFTIDIPQDAAQPLQKVEFILKQGVQYPRFKATSVKAFEGTKRDKGEALPINIVVSDPSIRTLTVTFDQPVAPGRTITMAVRPVRNPSVGTYMFEVRGTPAGSTAEGQYLGIGRLDFSRSSLGK from the coding sequence ATGCAGCGATTTAACGTTCTATTGCCTGCTTTAACCGTGGGTACTGCTTTGGTCATGGTGCAGCCAGCCCAGGCATTGTCTGGGGCTGAGGTGAATCAAATTGCCAAGGAGTCCACCATTTTGGTGAAAGGTCAAAATCCTGGCTCTGGGGTGCTGGTGGGGAAAAAGGAAAATACCTACTATGCCCTGACAGCAGAACATGTGGTCGCCACGCCGGATGAGTATGACATTGTAGCTCCCGATGGGACGGAATATGCCTTGAATTATCAATCGGTGCAGAAGCTGCCGAATGTGGATTTAGCATTGGTGAGTTTTACCAGCCAGAAGTCGTATCAGTTAGCAAAACTCGGCAACTCGGATCAGTTAACGGAAGGCGATAAGGTTTTTATTGCAGGTTGGCCGTCTTCGGGGGTTGCGCTCCCTCATATCTATCAGTTCACTTCTGGCGAAATTTCCGGTCTGCCGCCCCAATCCATCGGCAAGGGCTACAAGATGGTCTATACCAACGTCACCCGCGCAGGGATGAGTGGCGGACCTGTGTTTAATGATGATGGCAAAGTAGTGGGGATTCACGGTTTAGCCGAAGGCAGAGAGGTGGTTTTACCGGGCTATCAAGGGGACCGCAGCGTGATTAAGGCTGGGTTCAATTTGGGCATTCCCATCAATACGTTTGTGCGGCTCTCTAAAAAGATGGAGGCCAAGCCCCAGGCGACTCCACAGCCAACGCCTAAGCCGATTCAAGAGTCAACGGCGGTGGCACAAGTGATTGATGCCCCCGCTCTTCCAGCTCTCCCCAGAGGTCCAAAGGTTACCTTTGATCGCCCGCCTCAACTTGTCGGTACTTCTACAACAAATCGAGATGCCCGATCTTTAGGAGCCACGTACTTCTTTACGATTGATATTCCACAAGATGCAGCTCAACCATTGCAAAAAGTGGAGTTTATTCTGAAGCAAGGGGTGCAATATCCCCGTTTTAAGGCAACCTCTGTGAAGGCGTTTGAGGGGACAAAGCGGGATAAGGGTGAGGCATTGCCGATTAATATTGTGGTCAGTGACCCATCAATTCGGACATTGACAGTCACATTTGATCAACCTGTTGCCCCAGGACGGACGATTACAATGGCCGTTCGCCCGGTGCGGAATCCTTCAGTGGGAACCTATATG